The following coding sequences are from one Lolium rigidum isolate FL_2022 chromosome 6, APGP_CSIRO_Lrig_0.1, whole genome shotgun sequence window:
- the LOC124662291 gene encoding uncharacterized protein LOC124662291: MHGALRRRRRHALAYGVGLTTATFTCRYLATLTTIKKNCWLTRSREKKLKITPRKYRINREKKGSAQLLKGRMENPGDLSPPLHPATPATMDSADWSSLPADLINCIADCFLATSDLDYYMDFRAVCKSWRSATDDPKITSDRRFRPCHWVIIDKVYETKTYLLVNTATGRFLRKELPLLRGYYIAVPTRDGLLILVDNKSYNTSATLVSGSSPTLLLLCNKVVDAPDGSLRDAPRTVYIADPSSESLAVYEDRNACPLIRLSVRGICTNGELGSGSQFPLAVAKGMFDLMKYFNADPTEMSDDEDSVISEDEAIRNFFIGYDNRCYLLESAGEILIIIKLKDGMEIYKMDTDRYVLERVENIGNRAIFLGGYCRCMSVNADKFPSVDANCIYYTKGLDFNHGIHIYSLRSRREAKISKVIGDGSPPYTIIQLLSSSINDN, from the exons ATGCACGGGGCtttgcggcgccgccgccgccacgccctcgcCTACGGCGTCGGCCTCACCACCGCCACGTTCACCTGCCGATACCTCGCCACCTTGACCACT ATCAAGAAGAACTGCTGGTTGACTCGTTCCAGAGAGAAGAAACTCAAAATCACACCGAGGAAATACAGG ATTAACCGTGAGAAAAAGGGCAGTGCTCAGCTGCTAAAAGGAAGAATGGAAAATCCAGGTGACCTCAGTCCTCCCCTCCATCCTGCCACCCCTGCCACCATGGATTCTGCAGACTGGTCTTCCCTCCCGGCCGACCTCATCAACTGCATAGCTGACTGCTTCCTGGCCACCAGTGATCTCGATTACTATATGGACTTCCGTGCTGTCTGCAAAAGCTGGCGCTCCGCCACCGATGACCCCAAGATAACCTCAGACCGTCGGTTCCGCCCCTGCCACTGGGTCATCATCGACAAGGTCTACGAGACCAAGACGTACCTCCTGGTGAACACCGCCACTGGCCGCTTCCTCCGCAAAGAACTCCCACTGCTTCGCGGCTATTACATTGCCGTTCCCACCCGGGATGGTCTCCTCATTCTGGTTGACAACAAGTCCTATAACACT TCTGCTACTCTGGTCTCCGGTTCTTCGCCTACGCTTCTCTTGCTATGCAACAAAGTGGTGGATGCTCCTGATGGCTCGTTGCGTGATGCACCCCGTACAGTGTACATTGCTGATCCTAGCAGCgaaagtcttgccgtgtacgaGGACAGGAATGCTTGCCCTTTGATCAGGCTGTCTGTCAGAGGTATCTGCACTAATGGTGAGTTGGGATCGGGGTCACAGTTTCCACTTGCTGTGGCAAAAGGTATGTTTGATCTGATGAAGTATTTCAATGCCGATCCTACTGAGATGTCTGATGATGAAGATTCCGTGATATCTGAAGACGAAGCTATACGGAATTTCTTTATAGGATATGACAACCGTTGTTATCTGCTGGAATCTGCTGGAGAAATATTGATCATCATCAAGCTAAAAGATGGCATGGAGATTTACAAGATGGACACTGACAGATATGTACTCGAGCGTGTGGAGAACATTGGCAACCGTGCCATCTTCTTAGGTGGATACTGTAGGTGCATGTCTGTTAATGCTGATAAGTTCCCATCAGTCGACGCCAACTGCATCTATTACACAAAAGGCCTAGATTTCAACCATGGCATCCACATTTACAGTCTACGGTCCAGGAGAGAAGCAAAAATCTCTAAAGTCATAGGTGATGGTTCTCCTCCCTACACGATTATTCAACTCCTCTCTAGTAGCATAAATGATAACTAG